CGCCGACAAGTACGGCTGGGACCCCGACGCCGAGGTCCGGGTCTGGCCGCTCGACGCCGGGGGCGCGCTCGTCGGCGCCGTGCAGCGCTACGAGTTCCGCGCCCGCGCGGGGGGGGCCGCGGCCGCGCTGGCGCGGGCCTCCGACGGCTTCGTCGACTGGAGCCGCCCCGAGGCGCCCGCGGTCGAGGAGGTGCTCGGGCCCGACGGGGTCGACTTCGTCGCCGGCGACGGCGCGCTGGCGTTCGGCTCTGGCGTCAGGGACCTCGACCTCGTCGGGCCGCTCGAGGTGTTCGTCTCCGACAGCGCAGGCGGGGACCTCGCGGAGCTCCAGTTGCCGTCGGTGAGTGCTGTTTGACTTTTAGCTTTGCTGTTGCTTCAGATTTTTGCTTCctgttgcttgcttgcttgctatgctatgctagcggTGGTATCGGTACGGAATTGAAGTTGTGTCACCTTTAAGATGAAGCTAATCACTCTAATTGGTGAATGATCTAGCTGCTGCTTACCCCCTTTTAGTTTTGATTGTGACTTCGAATTGATTGTGGTTGTTGCGGTGCCTGAACATTCAGTACAGATATATCTTGTTTAATTTTCGTTGTGTGTACATTGTGTCAATTGGAACAATTTTCTCCTAGATTTGCAAGTAAAATTGTAAGGATATATGCAACAAAATTGAACATCAAAACCTACAGTATGGTACCACTTGTTCTGACCCTGATTGCACAGTGCCACTGCCACCTAAGCATTACTCAACTGTTGTATAGTAATAATGGAAGAAGATAGAATTATCCAGTGTGTGACTTGCTATGTGCATTAAATTTGCTATGTTTATCCATTTAAGTACATTAACACACATATGGGAATGCCTGGCAAATCAATGCCCAATATGCGAGATGCCAAAACACTGGACTCTTCTTCTCAGTGGCTTCTACTTCTATGTAGTTGACCTAATATAACTTCTTGAATGTTTGATTTTTGAATTTAGCTTAACTCTGTCCAAAATATCAAAGACGTGATACAAACATTTTGTTCTAGCATGCCTGGGCAAAGGGGTTGTTCTGGGTGGACAAGGAATGGACACAAATCGGATAATCAGACATATGCAGTTTTGCTTTTGTAGTTAATTATAAATCATAATGTATAGCATTCAAGTCGGCATATCTTTGATTGTTGCATGCTGCAGAACTGAGAGAAACTGCTCTTGGATATTTTTGTTTGCTGTGTGTCAGTTATGTCTATAACAGTCACCAAGTAAAAAGTAGACATGCCACATACTCTGCTTGGCATTTCTTGTAAGCTGGTCATGACTAAATATGTTGGTACCATCTTTTATTCTCCTGTTTGTTTCTTGCAATATTTGTTTCACCAATCAACTGCTGCAAAATCTTATGTTGCACCTCATATGCAGTTGAATGCCACGTATACAGGGTTGAAGAGGGTACTTGTTGCTGCTGGTGTTGCATTAAAGATTACTGGTGCACAGAGAGTGTTCTTTTCCCATCCTCACAGTATAGGTCTCTTAGCAAATGGAAGCTTGGTGGCTACTAACAAGGACCTAAGTCAGATATTGCCCCTCAGCCACTCAACCTGTGCTCCGTTACTTCACATGCGTGTTGTTGGATCATCGGTTACCATAGTTGCACATGAAACCAATGTCTCTGGGGGGCACATGAAGCCCTTGTTGACTTCTGATGACGCCATCGAGTTACTATCAGACCAGTCTGAAGTGAACGACATGTCAGATCGGTTGATCTCAGCATGTGCGTTCTGCTCAATTAGTCCAAGGCTGCCGAGGCTTGAAAAACTCCTGAAGACTTGGTTCAgtgagaggaatgggttcaacagaACAATGAACTTCTTCGAAGCTAGAGTGACGTCAATGACCCTGGTAAAATTCCGTTTGGAGCTCGAGAGGGACATTACTGAAGAGGACGACATCTGGGACGATGTTCCAGAGTGGAAAACCCTGCCTGTGGTCCAGCGAATCACGCTtgacgtcatcgccagggttgaggaaGAGGGGAGGCTCAAGGCTATATCGGTGAAGAAGGTGAGGAAATCTTTACAGATAGCGGACGCTACGTCGTGGAGCAGCCTGACTTCGAATGTCTCCTTCGCAGACTTCATGTCGTTGGTCCTGCCGCCTGATCCGTTGTCACTGGATGTAAAGTGGTAACGGTTTCTTCTTGTTTATTTACTTCTGATAGTGATAGGGGCTGATAGGAAATTGCACATACACATCAATTCCGTGTATAATTGTCGGGGCCGGAAGTGTACCTGCAAATGTGGTTTGTCTGTAACGCAATGTTGAAATTTTGTACTACTGTTCTTGACCATGTTGCTGCCTTTTTCTCCGGACCACAGTGGGGTGGTTGATTTGAGCTTATTACCTGGAGTTGTAGATATATTTGTCAGTATCGAAACAACTACCACTTCATAATGCAATGTGGTGATGATGCGATGCAGTATTTGTCAGTATTGATACATTGATGACACTTGATTTTGTTTCTAATGTGGCAAGGAAGAGCATTCATCATTCTCAAGAAAAAAAGAACATTCATCACGAACACATCTTACAAGAGAAAATTAGACAAGTGACACTGCAAAGAAAAAGGGAGGGCTGTCTTAGAAGAAACAACGGCTAATGGATGCAAGCTGAATCTTTCTTTTGATGTCTTACTAGTTAAATGTTTTGACAGAAGCGTAGATATTTTAGCAAGGATCATAAACTCAGATGTTCATATTTCTTTCGAACAATTGACTGCTACAATAATCCTCGTATACTTGCTAAAAAGAGAACAGATTCTTTGAATACAAGATCAAAATCAACAGCAGAGAAGCACGTATTTTGCTCATATTTCTTTCAAATAATTGACAGCTACAAGAATCCTTCACATACTTGCTCAAACAAAGATAAGTTTCTTTGAATGCAAGATCAAAATCAACAACACACAAGCACATATTTTGCACTCGCTCAGTTGGCTGTCAAGTGTACTGCTAAACAAACATCTTGCCCATGAAGCCAACATACTAAAAGCTGAAAAGTCACTACATATCATTTCTTACGAACAACTCACAATCATTACAAAATGTCACAACTACGTATCACAATCGACAACATCGAAGCACACAAGGCAAGAACATCGCCTGTGATAAGGCGTGTTTCAAAATTGGCGATGGTTTCCTTCATCAAACAAACATGTCGGATTCAGAAGGGAACCAAAACTCTCCACAAGGAACAGGATGAACAATATGACATGCTTTCTGCTTCTTATACATTATGATCTGAAACAGATCAACCAACTCTCCTTGTGCCAAACATAACAAAATTTCCATGCGCTGCCATGGATGCTCATTCGACAGGCGAGCCAGACCTTTGGTTACAGTACAAGAATTGTTGCCTCTAAACAAGCATCTGCTGGTAGGGCAGGGGAAAAACTGAGAGTCAGCCAGGCATTACGTGCAAGGCGACATCAATCAAATAAATAGCTAGAGGAGAAAAAAAATGCAGCAGAGGTCATCAGTGATTCTCTGCCAAAAAAAATGGGTTGGTTTAGCATTGCCGAACCAACCGTGCATCTCAGGAGATGCCTGCCATGCCATGAACCACATCGTGGTCAATGTGGTCGTAGATTGTATCTGTTATTTTCGATGGTGGCCAGTATCGAAGCACAGATCTCCCAAGAATGTTCTTCACGGGTAGCGGTCCCCTGTAATGACAAACATAGCACCTGAGCTACATGTCCTGGAAATTAGTCTCAAGAAATCAAGCAGGTATCCTCCATAGAGGTTTGGCATACCAGTTATGGGAATCGAAGCTGTTGTTTCTGTTGTCCCCTAGCACAAACACGTAGCCTTCAGGCACACTCTGGAAAAAGCAAATAACAACTGATCAATATGTATACTCCAGTGTAAACTAATTACAGAAAATG
Above is a window of Triticum dicoccoides isolate Atlit2015 ecotype Zavitan chromosome 5B, WEW_v2.0, whole genome shotgun sequence DNA encoding:
- the LOC119310238 gene encoding uncharacterized protein LOC119310238 yields the protein SLSQLPATSNASAHAYAFAGREPAPAPDPTFFDDVVDAVADKYGWDPDAEVRVWPLDAGGALVGAVQRYEFRARAGGAAAALARASDGFVDWSRPEAPAVEEVLGPDGVDFVAGDGALAFGSGVRDLDLVGPLEVFVSDSAGGDLAELQLPSLNATYTGLKRVLVAAGVALKITGAQRVFFSHPHSIGLLANGSLVATNKDLSQILPLSHSTCAPLLHMRVVGSSVTIVAHETNVSGGHMKPLLTSDDAIELLSDQSEVNDMSDRLISACAFCSISPRLPRLEKLLKTWFSERNGFNRTMNFFEARVTSMTLVKFRLELERDITEEDDIWDDVPEWKTLPVVQRITLDVIARVEEEGRLKAISVKKVRKSLQIADATSWSSLTSNVSFADFMSLVLPPDPLSLDVKW